The genomic DNA TCCGGATACCGGTATTTCTCTCGGTGCCGAATTAGAAAAAGTAGGGACTATTAAAGTGGTTTCTGATATGGTTGGTGGTAAAGCGTCCAAAGCAGAGCTCATTTCAGGCAGCAATTTTCAGAACGGCGATGTGGTGAAGCGGAAGTGATGTTGGGCTGGTAAAACAAACATTCCTGTCTGTAATTATGGCAGATGCTTTTAGTGTGGACAGACAAGAATGTCTGTTCTACCCATTTAATTTCATAATAGGTTTATCATAATTCAAATCTGCCGTTTAACCATTGCCGTTTCACGGCTCATATCTCTTGCTTTGATCCTTTTCGACTTTCTTTTTCATTCGTGACTGCGGGACTTCGCATTATTTTTCTTCATTCAGTACCCATGAATAAATTCCTGGGCTATATTCATTTTTCCGTTTTTTGAGGCATGGCCAGACAAGAATATCTGTCGTAACAATTAAGTGTAATTGCAATTCGCCAGTTAGCGGAAGCAATCTCCTGGGATCATGAATGAGATCGCCACGTCGCTTCGCTCCTCGCGATGACACTGGCGTGCAACAGACAAGAAAGTCTGAGTTTGTATTTTTCCTTTTTCTATTTTTCTTTCTTCTCTACACTTTGTTACTTTGTCCTCTTTCCTTATCTCATCAAACTCATTTTCCTCACCTGTGAAAATTCTCCTGCTCGTAGCTGGTAAAGATACACACCACTTGGCACCGGATTGCCTGCATTATCTCTGGCATCCCAGCGTAAGCTGTGATATCCGGCTTCATAATAGGCCTCTGTAAGCACGCGGATTTTCTGCCCTAAGATGCTGTAGATCTTCAGAACTACATAACCTGCCTCCGGAATCT from candidate division KSB1 bacterium includes the following:
- a CDS encoding T9SS type A sorting domain-containing protein, giving the protein IPEAGYVVLKIYSILGQKIRVLTEAYYEAGYHSLRWDARDNAGNPVPSGVYLYQLRAGEFSQVRKMSLMR